The Eubacteriaceae bacterium Marseille-Q4139 genome has a window encoding:
- a CDS encoding ABC transporter ATP-binding protein, with translation METIIQVRGLTKAYGQLPAVDHVSLSVKAGTVFGLLGANGAGKSTTIECILGTKKADSGEMTILSLDPQKDRRRLFQKVGVQFQECDYQPEIKVSELCEETACLYKTPADWKKLCTQFGLVNKTNSAVKSLSGGERQRLFIVLALIPNPQVVFLDELTTGLDTKARRDVWKILEGLKKQGMTIFLTSHFMDEVEALCDEICILKKGQIAFYGTIMQAIKKSGCEKFEDAYLALAGEEVDAE, from the coding sequence ATGGAAACAATTATCCAAGTGCGGGGGCTGACAAAAGCCTATGGTCAACTCCCAGCGGTAGATCATGTGAGTCTATCGGTAAAGGCAGGTACGGTGTTCGGCCTGCTGGGGGCAAATGGAGCAGGAAAAAGCACAACGATTGAGTGCATTTTAGGAACAAAGAAAGCTGACAGCGGTGAAATGACTATTCTCTCTCTTGACCCCCAAAAGGACAGACGCCGTCTGTTCCAAAAGGTTGGTGTTCAATTTCAAGAGTGTGATTATCAGCCGGAGATTAAAGTGTCGGAGCTATGCGAAGAAACCGCTTGTCTATATAAGACCCCAGCCGACTGGAAAAAGCTGTGTACGCAGTTCGGACTTGTGAACAAAACAAATTCAGCAGTCAAAAGTCTATCGGGTGGAGAACGCCAGCGGCTTTTTATTGTACTTGCTTTAATCCCCAATCCGCAGGTTGTTTTTCTGGATGAATTGACCACCGGTCTTGACACAAAGGCCCGGCGTGATGTTTGGAAAATCCTCGAAGGACTAAAAAAGCAAGGAATGACAATTTTTCTAACTTCGCACTTTATGGACGAAGTTGAGGCTCTGTGTGACGAGATTTGTATTCTCAAAAAGGGACAAATTGCGTTCTATGGGACGATTATGCAGGCCATAAAAAAGAGCGGTTGCGAAAAATTTGAGGATGCATATTTAGCACTTGCTGGTGAGGAGGTCGATGCGGAATGA